A single region of the Hylaeus volcanicus isolate JK05 chromosome 5, UHH_iyHylVolc1.0_haploid, whole genome shotgun sequence genome encodes:
- the LOC128877132 gene encoding endoribonuclease CG2145-like, which yields MNIRLILICTILVLFVFVDIGDGKASRRRTGSSGGWFGSGSRSRTTSRPRTSQTSHGTSHQQPNQGGSSPDKIGWNVPDKTPTGANKPVKPSAPVNEHSAKASASNVQSGYTPSGGYPRQPASNPYQTNANPQASHPYNPSVGQSYNPSVGQGYNPSVGGHPPYAGHPSYNNPSVGGYNPGYGQPSYGQPSYGQPSYGQPSFGQSFSPSMGQVPQQTVLLQQSSRPGIGQLAKEAFVFAGVSAGVNAAVNRLIPGGIYGTRGTSSGSAAPSHTEITYNNYYNNGTAPVAAPALNSEPAATGAVAAAPVAAPAAAAAPAPAAQPAAEAPQAAQSNAGTNSAPPSNSQEAAQNNPNPLGFVTSNDDIKKLTESLFEKESNSAFKYITVNLQGQKKDDSITDDASEPLLDVKAEAYEIPTVKAVLALHDNYEFDVKTKETVTSEERKEESDLIDKILETDVMKTTMKFLAEKGYIPDDEYEFKDSLKRIWFSQFKRIDGEASSSGFETVFLAEKFDSDIIGLHDWIYYAKQEAEKNLNYLGYIKEVKLGDKGAVLKVRSSLNDIVQPVTTVFVGTSPELEFALYTMCFFTRPNNVCPVSLGGAEFMVIVSRVNYFGKDILISGYPDI from the exons ATGAACATCAGGCTAATACTGATATGCACGATCCTCGTCCTGTTTGTGTTTG TTGATATCGGCGATGGAAAAGCGAGCAGACGGAGAACCGGAAGTTCCGGTGGATGGTTTGGTTCTGGATCACGCTCGAGGACAACCTCGCGTCCTCGCACCTCCCAAACGTCTCACGGTACCTCCCATCAGCAACCGAATCaag GAGGATCTAGCCCGGATAAAATAGGATGGAATGTACCAGACAAAACTCCTACTGGAGCCAATAAGCCTGTGAAACCGTCCGCTCCTGTGAACGAGCACAGTGCCAAGGCCAGCGCGTCGAACGTGCAGTCTGGGTACACTCCTTCAG gAGGATATCCTCGTCAACCGGCCAGCAATCCCTACCAGACAAACGCCAATCCTCAAGCAAGTCATCCATACAATCCTTCGGTAGGACAAAGCTATAACCCATCAGTGGGTCAAGGTTACAATCCTTCGGTAGGAGGACATCCACCCTACGCAGGACACCCGTCTTACAATAATCCATCCGTTGGCGGATACAATCCTGGTTATGGACAGCCATCTTATGGGCAGCCATCTTATGGGCAACCATCTTATGGGCAACCATCGTTCGGCCAGTCTTTCAGTCCATCCATGGGACAGGTACCTCAACAAACGGTCCTGTTGCAACAGTCATCGAGACCAGGGATCGGGCAACTCGCGAAGGAAGCATTTGTTTTCGCCGGTGTTAGCGCTGGTGTAAACGCTGCGGTAAACAGACTGATACCAGGAGGCATTTATGGCACCAGAGGTACTAGTAGTGGAAGTGCTGCGCCATCCCACACTGAGATTACGTACAACAACTATTACAACAATGGAACAGCTCCTGTTGCTGCTCCGGCTCTAAACTCTGAACCAGCTGCCACGGGAGCAGTAGCAGCAGCTCCTGTTGCTGCACCAGCTGCTGCCGCTGCGCCAGCTCCTGCAGCTCAGCCAGCGGCTGAAGCACCACAGGCTGCGCAAAGTAACGCTGGTACCAACAGTGCACCACCTAGTAACTCTCAGGAGGCTGCGCAGAACAATCCTAACCCACTTGGTTTCGTGACTTCTAACGATGACATTAAAAAGCTAACGGAGAGCCTGTTTGAAAAAGAGAGCAACAGCGCTTTCAAGTACATAACAGTGAACTTGCAAGGACAGAAGAAGGATGACAGCATTACTGACGACGCTTCTGAACC TTTGTTGGACGTGAAAGCCGAAGCTTATGAGATTCCAACTGTAAAAGCTGTTCTAGCGTTGCACGATAACTATGAGTTTGATGTCAAGACGAAAGAAACTGTCACCTCTGAAGAACGTAAAGAGGAATCGGACCTTATCGACAAGATCCTCGAAACCGACGTCATGAAAACCACTATGAAGTTCCTTGCTGAGAAGGGATACATTCCAGATGATGAATACGAGTTCAAAGATAGTCTGAAACGCATATGGTTCTCCCAATTTAAGCGAATCGACGGAGAAGCATCGAGTTCTGGCTTCGAGACAGTATTTTTGGCAGAAAAGTTCGATTCGGACATAATCGGTCTGCACGATTGGATTTACTATGCCAAGCAAGAGGCTGAGAAGAACCTTAATTATCTTGGATACATCAAGGAAGTCAAACTGGGCGAT AAGGGTGCAGTTTTGAAAGTACGTTCGTCGCTGAACGATATAGTGCAACCAGTCACCACGGTCTTTGTTGGCACATCACCCGAATTGGAGTTTGCCTTATACACAATGTGCTTCTTCACTCGTCCTAACAATGTCTGTCCAGTTTCACTTGGAGGAGCAGAGTTTATGGTCATTGTGAGCAGGGTCAACTACTTTGGAAAGGACATATTGATTTCGGGTTACCctgacatttaa
- the LOC128877128 gene encoding endoribonuclease CG2145-like produces the protein MRFKSFLLLLFCVFFIIDGISARWTSFGRSRSGGSSSHRSSSSRHRSSSSGGSSHRSSNSGGGWHRSPSNGGSLHTTSYGSSSGSHGSGSSHTQSSSHTSTGSRPIGFGTSTRVNSAPHSGGSSSGTATQGHSKDVNTNFLHSEGGGATRPSQAKPAEPSFGTSHPYPIPPTTGSNYPSHTGGKPGFTTESKQTSPALQSSVNQGSNVPYPPGHSTMGQTNPPWSNPYLGTNNRPSAPSQTVPGQTNPSWSNSYPNANRPAMPGLQPSPIGFKDHVYPQNYPTSMSSQFGQPPIGGHSYPTGNYHSTGMPMGNPYSYHPPGGVHNAPGQTYYPQQQVLAQPAAQPFIPGQTVIMVPGQQDSGRGLGQMVKEALVFSTINAGVNRLINPHTHTHYVESRPESASSAPTTHITYNNQYFNTVPGQNGSTNPINVPEGNTPAGNFPTGAFTPNVGGGNNISSPGIGNTYHPSVPNSEVPSSNGTVNGGSGTITGTGAIGNVVSPTTQSDAASNQRNQTDNINIVDNTLYYQISDDELYKITEDIFAKSHNISKYIRLNLQNRVTSANITDEAIEPLFDVEQELLYYPSIYVMRALYDNYEHDFRQKLNRTIHIRENENLLIDTFLNTNEMAIAMQWLADHGFIDPDDFERKDVLRRIWFTIFTGSTCGFERVFASENYGTAIIGVQDWIYFENQESAKRIDYMGYVNKLKLGDKASLLKLNYKMDGIDRPNATIFVGTMPELEMSLYTICFFARPNNLCPVSLGGTKFNIYTHSFTYFGTEVIDLGLPLF, from the exons ATGAGATTTAAATCCTTTttgcttttacttttttgcgtgttttttataattg atgGTATTAGTGCAAGATGGACATCTTTTGGGAGATCAAGAAGTGGCGGAAGTAGTTCACACAGATCATCTAGCAGTCGGCACAGATCGTCTAGCAGTGGAGGTAGTTCACACAGATCGTCTAACAGTGGAGGTGGTTGGCACAGATCACCTAGCAATGGAGGTAGTTTACACACAACATCTTATGGATCATCTTCTGGTAGTCATGGATCTGGATCCAGTCACACGCAATCTTCTTCACACACATCTACAGGTTCTAGGCCTATCGGATTTGGAACCTCGACGAGAGTAAACTCCGCCCCTCACTCAGGAGGAAGTTCATCTG GAACAGCAACGCAAGGCCATAGTAAAGATGTTAACACAAATTTCTTACACAGCGAAGGTGGTGGAGCGACACGAccct CACAAGCAAAACCTGCCGAACCTTCGTTTGGAACATCGCATCCATACCCAATACCTCCAACGACTGGGTCAAACTATCCTTCACATACAGGGGGAAAGCCAGGGTTTACAACTGAAAGTAAACAAACTTCACCTGCTCTTCAATCATCCGTAAATCAAG GTAGTAATGTACCCTATCCACCGGGACATTCAACCATGGGTCAAACAAATCCTCCATGGAGTAATCCCTACTTAG GCACTAACAATCGACCAAGTGCACCTAGTCAAACTGTACCAGGTCAAACGAATCCTTCATGGAGTAATTCCTATCCAAATGCTAATCGACCAGCTATGCCAGGTTTACAACCATCTCCAATTGGATTCAAAGATCACGTTTACCCACAGAATTATCCGACATCTATGAGCTCTCAGTTTGGTCAACCACCTATCGGGGGCCATTCTTATCCTACTGGGAATTATCACTCGACTGGTATGCCAATGGGAAATCCTTACTCTTATCATCCTCCAGGAGGTGTTCATAATGCACCTGGACAAACTTACTATCCACAACAACAAGTTCTCGCTCAACCTGCAGCACAACCATTCATACCTGGCCAAACTGTCATAATGGTTCCAGGGCAGCAAGATTCTGGCAGGGGACTAGGTCAAATGGTTAAAGAAGCCCTTGTGTTTTCAACAATTAATGCAGGAGTGAACAGGTTAATAAATCCTCATACTCATACTCATTATGTTGAAAGCCGACCGGAGAGCGCATCATCAGCACCTACAACTCATATTACTTACAATAATCAGTATTTTAATACTGTACCTGGCCAAAATGGTTCAACAAATCCGATAAACGTACCAGAAGGAAACACTCCTGCTGGTAATTTTCCAACTGGAGCGTTTACTCCAAATGTAGGAGGAGGCAATAATATCTCTTCACCGGGAATTGGAAATACATATCATCCGAGTGTTCCGAATAGTGAGGTACCTAGTTCAAATGGAACTGTTAACGGAGGTAGCGGAACTATTACTGGAACTGGTGCAATTGGGAATGTTGTTTCACCTACAACTCAATCTGATGCAGCAAGCAATCAAAGGAATCAAACGgataatattaacattgtCGATAATACGCTTTACTATCAGATTTCTGACGATgaactttataaaataacagAAGATATTTTCGCAAAATCAcataatatatcaaaatacataagaCTAAATTTGCAAAATCGTGTTACATCTGCCAACATAACAGACGAAGCTATAGAACC ACTATTCGACGTTGAACAAGAGTTGCTGTATTATCCTTCAATTTATGTAATGCGAGCTCTATACGACAATTACGAGCACGATTTTCGGCAGAAGTTAAATCGTACGATTCATATACGCGAGAACGAGAATCTATTAATCGATACTTTCTTAAATACGAACGAAATGGCGATAGCCATGCAATGGTTAGCCGACCATGGATTCATCGATCCTGACGACTTCGAGAGGAAGGATGTTCTCCGTCGTATTTGGTTCACTATATTCACCGGAAGTACGTGTGGATTCGAACGGGTATTTGCGTCTGAAAATTATGGTACCGCTATCATCGGTGTGCAAGATTGGATCTACTTTGAAAATCAGGAATCTGCGAAGCGTATAGATTACATGGgctatgtaaataaattaaagcttGGAGAT AAGGCCTCattgttgaaattaaactACAAAATGGATGGAATCGATAGACCAAACGCAACGATATTCGTAGGCACTATGCCCGAGTTGGAGATGTCCTTGTACACGATATGCTTTTTCGCAAGACCGAACAATTTATGCCCAGTTTCTCTAGGAGGTACTAAGTTTAACATTTATACGCACTCTTTTACATATTTTGGAACCGAAGTTATAGACCTCGGTCTACCGTTGTTCTAA
- the LOC128877138 gene encoding glyoxalase domain-containing protein 4 — MVTGRALHFVFKIPDRKLTAKFYREILGMKVLRHEEFSEGCDAACNGPYANRWSKTMIGYGPEDTHFVIELTYNYGIKEYEAGNDFRGITIRSKEVIERARANEWPIKEESGKFVLQAPGGYKYYVIDEQQPMDKDPVQKVTLSSSNLQKTIAYWKDILDLKVFNQTDKSVLLGYSENQAKVEFEDIGTEVNHAKAYGRIAFSVPKAEQPEIQKRINESGNKILTDLITLDTPGKASVTVIILADPDGHEICFVDDEGFRQLSVPDYPSEQILDRYIKKET; from the exons ATGGTCACTGGGCGAGCGCTTCATTTCGTATTCAAAATACCGGATCGCAAATTAACAGCGAAGTTTTATCGAGAAATTCTTGGAATGAAG GTATTGCGACACGAAGAATTTTCTGAAGGCTGTGATGCTGCTTGCAATGg ACCATATGCGAACCGGTGGAGCAAAACTATGATAGGCTATGGACCAGAGGATACTCACTTTGTGATAGAATTGACTTACAATTATGGTATCAAAGAATACGAAGCTGGAAATGATTTTCGTGGTATAACAATCCGTTCTAAAGAGGTAATTGAGAGAGCACGTGCAAATGAATGGCctataaaagaagaaagtggaaaatttGTACTGCAAGCACCTGGTGGATACAAATATTACGTTATCGATGAGCAACAACCTATGGACAAAG ATCCAGTGCAAAAAGTAACTTTGTCTAGTTCAAATCTTCAAAAAACTATTGCTTACTGGAAAGATATTTTGGATTTAAAAGTTTTCAATCAAACTGATAAAAGTGTTTTGCTGGGGTACAGTGAGAATCAGGCTAAAGTTGAATTTGAAGATATTG GTACTGAGGTTAATCATGCTAAAGCCTATGGACGTATAGCATTTTCAGTTCCTAAAGCAGAACAACcagaaattcaaaaaagaatcaatGAAAGTGGCAATAAAATACTGACAGATCTGATTACTTTAGATACACCAGGAAAGGCCTCTGTGACCGTTATTATTCTCGCAGATCCT GATGGACATGAAATTTGCTTTGTCGATGACGAAGGTTTTCGTCAGCTATCAGTTCCGGACTATCCGAGTGAACAAATTTTGGACAGATATATCAAGAAAGAaacatga
- the LOC128877137 gene encoding pyrimidine-specific ribonucleoside hydrolase RihA-like, whose product MTGKSIIIDCDAGIDDALALIILIAAHKQKEIEIKAITCVNGNTTVENVVKNVFKTLDVCEVTDIPVFQGAYAPLLCTQHTEQAAEEQYHGGDGFGDVYTTKMDTSSLQTEHAVCAMNRIVSQYPDRITVVCMGPLTNIALAIKMYPHFVENVKEFYVMGGNITAQGNITPQAEFNFYMDPESVHIVLNCNKKPLWLLPWETCLKSYISHEWRQKVFGQIEKPCIQLMNDIEDGCSKTRKKHFPTYIVCDAILAGILLRPKIAQDVIEYHADIELSGNRTRGQVVLDHLLSNKPNVFLIQRFDSEMFKDLLISSVHNCHKIDVQ is encoded by the exons ATGACAGGAAAAAGTATCATTATTGATTGTGATGCTGGAATAGATGATGCATTGGCATTAATTATACTTATTGCTGCTCATAAgcagaaagaaattgaaattaaagcaATCACCTGTGTCAATGGAAATACAACAGTAGAAAATGtagttaaaaatgtttttaaaacgTTAGATGTTTGCGAAGTGACAGAt ATACCAGTTTTTCAAGGTGCATATGCACCTTTACTTTGTACTCAGCATACTGAACAAGCTGCTGAAGAGCAATATCACGGCGGTGATGGCTTTGGGGATGTATATACAACTAAAATGGACACGAGCAGTTTGCAAACAGAACATGCTGTTTGTGCTATGAATAGAATTGTATCACAATATCCTGACAGAATTACTGTTGTATGTATGGGTCCTTTGACAAATATAGCATTAgctataaaaatgtatcctCACTTTGTTGAgaatgtaaaagaattttatgttATGGGAGGGAATATAAcag CACAGGGTAATATAACACCACAAGCagaattcaatttctataTGGATCCAGAAAGTGTACATATAGTTCTTAATTGCAACAAAAAACCATTGTGGTTATTACCATGGGAAACATGTTTAAAATCTTATATTtcacat gaaTGGCGACAAAAAGTATTTGGCCAAATAGAGAAACCTTGCATTCAACTAATGAACGATATCGAAGATGGATGCAgtaaaacaagaaagaaacacTTTCCTACTTATATAGTGTGCGATGCAATTTTAGctggaattttattaagaCCAAAAATTGCTCAAGATGTGATAGAATATCATGCAGATATTGAATTAAGTGGTAACAGAACAAGAGGTCAAGTGGTTCTTGATCATTTATTGTCAAACAAACCTAATGTGTTTCTAATTCAGCGTTTTGattcagaaatgtttaaagaTCTTTTAATATCTTCTGTTCACAATTGTCATAAAATTGATGtccaataa